The DNA sequence CCTTCCATCCCCGCATGAAGCCATCTCCAGGGCAGATTACTCCACTCCAAAGAAAGACTTGGCTGATTCATGTCTTCAAGGAGTATTATGTAACACTCTCTACTAGGACGGTCACAAGGCCACAGGGCTCACCTGTGTTTAGATTGACCATCTGTCCCTCTCCTTCCAAAGCCCATCTTCactctgcaacacacacacataccatcaGCGGAAATCTGCTGAAGAGACCTTCATTTGTTTTGGTCCAATCTGGTGATCAAAACTCCAGCTCTGGTGAGGAAGAATTGTATAAGTGGAATGAGGAAGACGTGGGAGCCCGTAGGCGGGAAATGACTAATCCTGGATTGGCTGTGATTTACCAGGCTTATATGCTGTACTTTTTTCCTATTttcttcctgtttagacaggtGCATCAGCAGATCATACTCCCCATGTGTGGGTGAACAGAAGTAAAGCTGGGATTGCATCTCTGTTGACACCTCTGCAGATTCAGCGTGAAGCAGggagagaaaaacacagacatgcagacGGAATGAatagaaagaggacagagggagcgagagagaagagtgaaagagagacagaagataTATTTGACTATGTGGGTGTGTGAAGTATCAAGGCATGCATCATAATTGTGGATTCTTCTCGGAGCAGCCGGACGTGTCACTGCAGCAGCAGGACATTAAGTGTCGTATTTTGTACTTTATAACAGTGGCAGCTGTGAGCGCATAAGAGGCAAAATGGAAACCGTTTTCTTTCTGCTGCCTCAAGGATTTCATTAACTCGGATTATAAAAAAATACCTTGAACTAGTTAAAAGGGATGCAGACTGGAAAATGATGATGATGCCCCTTCACTGTCAATAATCAAGAATTCAAGTCAATCATTTATCTGAGGTAAGTTTGAAgagttaaaacattttaatgctGTGGTATTTTGTATGTacgtgtgtatatttgtgtgtctgtttgtgtttgctcTGATACTCCTATTCTTGTTTGGACCAagttaagtttcatatcttgaCAGTGaggatattttacaaaagtGAGAACATTATGGTCTCACTTACAGTATTCACTGTTTGAAGGTTAAAACTTGATATTGGGGTAAAGGTTAAaattaggctaatgttagggctgggggaatgcattatgtcaatgaggGTCCTCACAAGTAAGTAGAAACATtttgcatgtgcgtgtgtgcgcacgcATACATGCATTTCTCCGTGCTGTGGGGTACTGAAACTCGACTTCTCAAAAGCCCAGTATGCGATGTAGTCAGCCCACGCTGTTTCCCGTTTCCATGGAAACCATTGCCCAGTGCTAAAAGCAGTTCTATTCTTGCTGTGAGTGCatgagtctgtgtttgtgtgttaaagAGAAAAAACATATGAATCTCTGACATATTAATCTCTGATATCGCTGCGTATTGGAGCTGAAATATATTGACTGCTGTTTCTACTGTGTATTGTGACTCATGAAGATGCTGTATGAACTAATATACAGTCATCACGACATTTACCTTCCTGGCCCCCTCCCTCTCTGGATTTTTCTGCACAATATCACTCCTCTTGTGTATCTCACTGTACCTTTCTCCCCATCACTACatattttctgtctctgtgtctctaagATGGCCGTCAGCCCTGTCATCATCTGCCTCCTGTCACTGATCGGCTATGGCTCTTCccacccctctcctcctcctcctcctcggggATGCAGTGTGGATGTGGAACCTCCATACAGAGTGCTGTGTGACCTGGAGTCAGTCTGGGGTGTGGTTCTGGAGGCTGTGGCCTGCAGCGGTGGCCTCGCCTCTCTGGTCCTCGCTGTGCTCCTACTAGTCAAGCTGCGCTCCATTTCTGACCACGCCAGGCGCTCCGGCGTGGGGCCTCTTCTCCTGCTCCTTGGCACGCTCCTCGGGatcttctccatctctctggcTTTCCTGGTGGGGAAGAACCAGGTGCTCTGTGTGATCCGCAGGGCCTTCTGGGGGCCACTTTTTGCCCTCTGCTTCTCCAGCTTGCTAGTGCAGGGTGTGCGGCTCAGGAGGCTGGTGGCTGGCAAGACGAGCCCATCGGGCAGCTCCCTGGCAGCGCTCGGTCTGGCCTTGGCCTTGGTTCAGGGGATCATCTCTGCTGAATGGGTCTTGCTGACTGTAGTTAGGGAGGGTCACCCGGCCTGCGAATATCCACCTTTAGACTTTGCTCTGACATGCAGCTACACCCTGGGGCTGCTCCTCATAGCCATGGGGCTTTCTCTGGGGGTGGTGCTTTGTGGAGGAGAGATGATGGCAGAGGGAGCAGGTGGGAGTGAAGAAGATAGAGAAGGAGGTAGTGAAAAACGCAGATGGAAGTGTAACGCTGTCTGGCTCTTTCTGTCCAGTCTGGCATCGGCATTGCTATGGGTGGCTTGGCTGGGGTTTTATCTTTATGGCAGCCAGACCCTGAGAGGAAAGGGGAAAGGTGAGAGgttaggaggaggaggagcaaagAAGGATGTAAAGGTGTTGGATGAGCCTGCACTGGCGGTGGCCCTGGTCATTCAGGGCTGGATCCTGCTGCTGTTCCACGCTATTCCAGAGGCGCACCTGTGTCTCCGGAACCCTCCACAATCCAACACGCAAGACTTCTTCGACACCACTCACACGTCTCCTCCTCCACATTTCGGAGATGAGCTTCCAACGCATTCTCACCGACCCTTCCCTGAAAACCAAGCTTTTTCTATGGAGGAGCACGGT is a window from the Perca fluviatilis chromosome 1, GENO_Pfluv_1.0, whole genome shotgun sequence genome containing:
- the gprc5bb gene encoding G protein-coupled receptor, class C, group 5, member Bb — its product is MAVSPVIICLLSLIGYGSSHPSPPPPPRGCSVDVEPPYRVLCDLESVWGVVLEAVACSGGLASLVLAVLLLVKLRSISDHARRSGVGPLLLLLGTLLGIFSISLAFLVGKNQVLCVIRRAFWGPLFALCFSSLLVQGVRLRRLVAGKTSPSGSSLAALGLALALVQGIISAEWVLLTVVREGHPACEYPPLDFALTCSYTLGLLLIAMGLSLGVVLCGGEMMAEGAGGSEEDREGGSEKRRWKCNAVWLFLSSLASALLWVAWLGFYLYGSQTLRGKGKGERLGGGGAKKDVKVLDEPALAVALVIQGWILLLFHAIPEAHLCLRNPPQSNTQDFFDTTHTSPPPHFGDELPTHSHRPFPENQAFSMEEHGATLRSGTYHSSHGSVRPGIAFRGHVYQPTEMALVMNGGTNLISISLCIEIASNDDKPCFSSEGDAAPHHHTASTKRCYSIGAAITIAFSASSAHFDPMIQLR